Below is a window of Picosynechococcus sp. PCC 7002 DNA.
TTTGTGGGGAGTAAAGTGCTCGGTTCGGCGGCAGGCATGGATAAGCTGGCGATGAAAATGGTTTTTGCCCAGGCGGGTTTGGCCCAGGTGGATTATGTGGGCGTGTTGCGTTCTGAAGTGTGGTCTGGCCCCTGTGTTTTCCCAAAGGTCTGCGACAAAATTGAAGCCCAGCTTGATTACCCGATGTTCGTCAAACCCGCAAATCTGGGGTCTTCCGTGGGGATTAGTAAAGTGCGCACCCGTGACGAACTGGAAAAAGCGCTGGATCTCGCGGCGGAATATGACCGTCGGCTTATTGTTGAAGCTGGGGTAACAGCCCGGGAAGTAGAATGTGCCGTCCTAGGAAATGATCAGCCCAAAGCTTCGGTGGTGGGGGAAATTCGCTTTGACAGTGATTTCTACGACTACGAAACGAAGTACACCGACGGGAAATCTAGTATGCACATTCCTGCTGAGATCCCAGGGGCGATCGCCCAACAAATTCAAGAACTCGCCATTAAAGCGTTCCAAGCCCTCGACTGCCGTGGCATTGCCCGGGTGGATTTTTTCTATGTGGAAGCGACCCAGACGGTGTTAATTAACGAAATTAATACCCTGCCTGGGTTTACAGCCCTGAGTATGTACCCGCAATTGTGGCAACAGAGCGGCGTTCCCTTCCCTCAATTGGTGGATCGCCTGGTGCAATTTGCCCTGGAGGATGTCCCACAGGCTTAACATTCTCGGAAAATTCTTTGTAAAAAAGCCCCCCTAAATTGAGCTAGGGGGGTATTTGTTAGAGCAAAAGAACGGTTAAAAGTTTAGGCATCATCGAGGGCAACAATACCGGGAAGCTCTTTTCCTTCGAGCAGTTCGAGGCTGGCACCACCACCTGTGGAAATGTGACTCATTTTGTCTGCAACACCAACTTTTTCGACGGCCGCAACGGAGTCTCCACCCCCAATAATCGTGACCGTACCAGTTTCAGTCGCACCAGCAAGGGTCTTGGCGATCGCCTCGGTACCCACGGCAAATTTATCGAACTCGAATACCCCCATTGGGCCATTCCAGATCGCTGTACCACAGCCATCAAGAGCTTCTTGGAAGACCTTCACAGAATCAGCACCAATGTCGAGACCCATCCAGCCGTCGGGAATTGCGTCAACGCTGACAGTTTTAGCTTCAGCATCGGGGGCAAACTTGTCTGCGACAATCACGTCAGTGGGCAGCAAAATTTTCCCCTGGGCCTTTTCCATTAAGCTCTTTGCCAAATCAATTTTGTCGTCTTCGACGAGGGAACCACCGACGGATTTCCCTTGAGCTTTATAGAACGTAAAGATCATCCCGCCGCCGATCAAGAGCTTGTCGCACTTTTCGAGGAGGGTTTCGATGACGCCAATTTTGCTGGATACTTTAGAACCGCCAACAATCGCCACGAGGGGACGTTTGGGGGCTTCGATGGCGCCCTTGAGGAACTGGAGTTCTTTTTCGATCAAAAGACCCGCAACGGAAGTATCAACGTGGTGGGTTACGCCTTCGGTGGAACCATGGGCACGGTGAGCCGTCCCGAACGCATCGTTGACATAGATGTCTGCATTGGCCGCGAGTTGCTTGGCAAATTCGGGATCATTCTTTTCCTCGCCGGGGTTAAAGCGGAGGTTTTCTAGTAACGCCACTTGACCATTGCCGAGGTTGGCGATCGCCTGGTTCACAGCATCTCCAACGCAATCATCACACTTGGTGACAGATTGGCCCAACAATTCAGACAAACGAGCGGCCACAGGCGTTAAGCGCATCGAATCAACCACCTGACCCTTCGGACGACCCATGTGGCTCCCAAGAATTACCTTGGCACCTTTCTCAGTCAAATATTTGATGGTGGGGAGTGCTGCCCGAATCCGGGTATCGTCAGTGATTACACCACTCTCATTGAGGGGTACATTAAAATCAACCCGGACAAACACGCGCTTACCGCTTAAATCTGCCTCTGTTAAATTTGCAACTGATTTCTTAGCCACAATTAGGATCCTCCAAATGCTTGCTTTTTATAAAGTTCTGTCATCTTGTCATCAGAAGAAGACCATTTTTCCGAGAAAATTGAACTAGAAGTTCCAAATCCAGAAAAATATCTCCATGCAGATTTTACCGGAGCCTGTGTCTAGGAGGTAGAGCTACCATGTTTAAAACTATTCTTTTTCCCGTTGATAAAAGTCGTGAAGCCCGTGAAGCGGCGGAGACAGTGATTCAGCTTGTGAAATCTTTCCAAAGTCGTTTAGTCCTGCTCTCCGTGGTCGAACCGACAGAGCCAGAGGAACGCCAGGGGGTGATGAATTCCGAAGAAGCGGTGGCCAAGCTCCTCCAGGGAGCCCATGATCTCTTTGCCCAAGCGGGGATCGAAGCGGAGATTATTGAACGGGAAGGGATGCCATCTTTTACTATTTGTGATGTGGCCGATGAAATTGAAGCTGATCTAATTGTGATGGGCTGTCGGGGTATGGGCTTAACCCAAGAAGGAGTCGCCGAAAGTGTCACGAGCAAAGTTACGAATCTTTCTCCTTGTCCGGTCTTGATTATCCCCTAGGGATTTGCTCTGCCAGTTAAATATCCAGCTTGAGATCACTGCTCTTTTTTTCTACAGGGCGGAGGCGATCACCTTTTGCTGTTCAGCCTTTTCGCCCATGGCAATGTCAGAATTTTGATTTTTAATGAAGCAAGACTCAAAAAATCATTAAGTATTTATATTTATTCCAGTGCTTCTGTCTCTGAGCAGAGAATGATTAAATACAGATCAAAATTGCGACAATTTTCGCAGATAAAAAATTGATCATCTTGTCTATGGCGAAAGTAGGAGTCGAAATTAACATTCATCACTTATGATTGCATTAAGATTGAACAAAATAGGTACTGTAGCGTCCCAATTAAAACAATAGATGTCTAGTTATATTTCTATGGGGAAAATAAAAAATAAAAGAGCAATCCTTTAACGGCAATGAGTATCACTGGGTCTGTAAAGTATTGTTCTTGCATCGTCACAGTAGGTTGAAATAGCGCTTATGAATGCAGCATCTACCAACAATGGTCCGAAAATTCAGTTGATCGGCGAAGTCCTTGAAGATGCAGGCTTAATTTCTGAAGCCCAATTACAAACGGCTCTTTTTGATCAGCAAATTTATAGTGATTTAAAATTTGGTGAAATTTTGACTTTGCGGGGCTGGATTCGTCAACCCACGGCTGATTTTTTTGCAAAGTATGCTAAACAAGAGTTGATCTTAATTGATAGCAAACGGCTTGGTGATTATTTACTTGAAGCGGATTTACTGACCACTGAGCAGCTCGCTCTAATTCTTGATGAGCAACGGCTAAACCATATGTTATTCGGCAGTTTAGCGGTGTTGAAAGGTTATATTCCCCAGAAAACCTTGAATTTTTTCCTGCGTCGTATCCTAAATCAACATGTTGGCGATCGCCGATTTTGGCAGACCACCCATCATCCCAAAACATCTCTCGCCCAGCAGCCCAACGCGAAAGCGACTCAACCCCCACTCTCTAAAGAGACCCTAAACACGGCCAAGGAGACTGATCCCACAGAAATTAACTGGATTGGTTAATTTACTCTTGATTGTTTTGAAAAATAGGACTTAATCCTGAACAAGTCTGACCCATGGCGATCGCCACCCACGCGGATCGCCGCATTCTAATGGCGAAACAAATATAATGTAGCGGACAATAAAAAAAAGAGAGGACTAAAATGCCTCTCCGGAAATGACCAGAATGGTTGAAAACGTTAATGGGATAGTGTTTTAATATAACCCAATACAAAAAGGCTTGTGTTAAATGGGCGAATTTAGTAGGCCAGACCCATACTACGAGTTGTCTCGGCACCGAGGTAAACCCGGATACTGAGAAAGTCGGTGGGGCAAGCAGTTTCACACCGCTTACAACCAACGCAATCTTCTGTTCTAGGAGAAGATGCGATCTGACCCGCTTTGCAGCCATCCCAAGGAACCATCTCTAGGACATCAAGGGGACAGGCACGGACGCACTGGGTGCAGCCAATGCAAGTGTCGTAAATTTTAACGCTATGAGACATTGAGTGTTAACTCCTACAAGAATGTGGTTTGATTATGTCAGCATTCTGGATTATGGGTTAGTTTACCGCAGGGCTAGAAGTCCCTTGGCGAAAAGGTGATATAAGTTTACGTTGCGTTACATATCCCTAAAAAACCGGCGTCTCTAGGCAATTTTGAGCGTTTTTTGAAATTTTCTGGGGTGCTTTTTGGGGGCAAAACCAGGGTTTCTATTGATTCGATGTTGACTACAAAATTTTAGGAACAAAACTTTACTATGGCCATCCGCTTCCAAGCTCTCGAAGTTGTTGCCCTCTCCGTACCAGAGGCACCCCGTCCGATTCAAGAGTATCTCCAAGACATTGATTGTCTGGTGGGGGCGATCGCCGATCCAGAACGCACCGAAAAAATTGCCCCGGATCAATACCAACTCAAAATGCGGCCCATTGGCTTTTTAGATCTGTACAAATTTCAGCCCATTGTGACCTTGAAAATTTGGTGCGATCGCCACTACCAAGTCCATATCAAAAGTTTGGACTACCAGTTGCGGGGTCTAGAACCCTTTATGAAGGGCTTTAAACTCGATGTGACTGGTCGGTTACAACCCATCGCCGATGAACAGGAGCAATGGTTACTCGAAGGTGAAGCGGATCTCCAGGTTAAACTCGAATTGCCGCCGCCCCTCTGGTTTACCCCCAAAGCACTGGTGAAAAAAACGGGCGATCGCCTTTTGCGGGAAATTCTCCAACGCATCAAGGGGCAACTCCTTGACCAGTTAGTGCGTGACTACCAAGTTTGGGCCAACGGTACCCGCGAAAATTCTGCCTGTGGCGATCGCCTCGAAACTCACCCGTAAATTTCCCGAAGGATACAGCCTGGTGCCATGGGTCAAAATTCCGTAAAATCCAAAAATTTCCTATAAAATAGCAGATTTTGCCGCCACAAAAGTTAATTTCCGCTCTCTGGAAAAATCGCTATGATGAAATTGAATGTACAGTTACCCTAATCCTATGGATATCAAATTACTTTTATTGGCTTTGACTGGTGTCTTTACCGTGGCTTGTCTCTTTTTCGGTACCCAAAATGGTTTTTATGATTCCGATGATTACCATGGCAATGGTTCTGCCCACTAATGCCCCTATCCACATTTTTTTGGGAGTTTCGCCACAAGTTCCCTTAACCATGTCTTTTATTGTTCGTTGAGATACTCTAGGATCTCCTGCGGCGATCGCCTCCTTGGGATTCTAGAATTTTTTGTGCCCAATGCCCCCTGTCGTCGCGCCTGATTTGCCTCAATTATCCTGCCTGCCCTACGCCACTGGCCAACAAGCAGAAGGTGTTTGTCTGCTTCTGACATTGGGGCCTTATCAACTGCTCCTCGACTGTGGTGTCAAGGATTTTGAGCATTTTCTGGCCCGGGACAAAATGCCCGATGCTGTTTTTTGCAGCCATGCCCACCGGGATCACGCTGAGGGAATTCTCGCTCTACATCGCCATTTTCCAGCAGTCCCCATTTACCTCAGTGCCGCGACCCAAGCATTGTTGCCCCTCAATTGGCCTGGGACAAAAGTTCCCGCTGAGTTGGGTCAAGTGCTGCCCTGGCGATCGCCCGTAGAAATTGCGAAAAATTTAACCCTGCAACTTTTCCCTGCTGGACATTTACCAGGGGCGGCGGCGGCCTTGTTTACGCTCCATACCCCAGAGCGAGATTACACGGTATTTTATACGGGGGATTTTTCCGTTTCCCATTTTCAGTTGGTGAATGGTTTGTCTATCGAGGCCCTGCGGGGTCTCCAGCCCGATGTGTTGATCATCGAGGGTAGCTATGGCACCATGCGTCACCCCCATCGCCGTCAACAGGAAAAGTACCTGACCCAACGGATTCTCGACGCCCTAGACGCTGGTCAATCGGTAATTTTGCCAGTACCGCGCCTCGGCCTCGGCCAAGAAATCCTCAAATTACTGCGATCGCATCACCAATTTACGGGCAAAAAAGTCGATATTTGGGTGGAAGGCCAAGTGGCCCGTGGTTGTGATTTGTATCTAGAGATTTTGCCCGAACTGCCAAATCCAGTGCAAAATTTCGCCCGTCACCAGGCCCTCTTTTGGGACGACCGGGTTTACCCCCGGATGCACCGCCTCGCCCCTGGTGAATATCCAGATCTACACCAGGGCAACCATGTGATCATCACCGATTACACCAATGATTTCGCCAAATATTGTGAGGCAGAGGAATGTTCTTGTTTACTCCTGTTACCGGAACATCCAGGGGTTTGGTTAGACATTGAAGCGCCTCCCCTCGCGGCGATCGCCCCTAAAAAACACGTCCAAATCGAAACCTATCTCCTCGCCGAACACAGCGATGGTCGCAATACCACCCAGTTAATCCATAACTTGCGGCCCCAACACGTTGTCTTTTTCCATGGATCTTCCCAAGACCTAGAAGATCTCACCGCCCTCGAAGAACTCCAAAGCCGCTACCAACTCCATTGTCCCGCCGCTGGCAAGTTAGTTGAGCTTCCCATTGGGGCCACTTTTATCCAACCAGCAGGCCCCCACAGCACGGAATACGAAGGGGAAATCAATGAAGTGGGGGCTTGGATCACTATCAGTTTGCCCAATAACCTCAACGATGATCCCCGTTGGCAAACCTTTGCGGATACAGGCCTGGTGGAAGCGCGCTGGCAAGGGGAAGAACTCGTACTGCGGGGCATTAACGAACGGGAACTGCTGCACCATAATGTCGATGCCCAACGATTTAACAACTTAGATTGTTGCCTCAACTGCCGTTTCCAAAAAGGATTGCGCTGCCAACAACCAAAATCCCCCCTGTATCGCTTTAAGGTGACACCAGAGGGGTATTGTCCAGAGTTTCAGGCGATCACCCAGGCTCCAGATCTGTCGGAAGAAATTTAGTCTTGGTTTTTGGAATCGGGGAAATGGGGGAAAATTTGCTCCGCTTCTGGGCAATCTTCGGCGATCGCCAGTTCCACGTCCATCTTCGGCACCGAGGCGAGTTTTTGGGTAATGGCACCGACGCTTTCTAGGCGCACTAATTCTTCCCAGGAGGAAATTTCATCATCTTCTTCCGTTTCATAACGGATTGTGAGAATTTCTCCCTCAAACGCTGTAATGGTTGCATTTTCAATCCAGCGCTGTTGATCCCGCAAGAATATACAAACTTCTTTTTCGTCGTTGCAGATTTGGTTAATCTTGCGGTGTAGCATAAGCTTCTCCAAGGTTTGGGCAGAGCACAGTAACATTTCTCTACTAAGCATTGTAGACAATCTCCCTGCACTTTTACAGTCTTTTTAGGGGTGATATTGATTTAAAATTTTGCGGATATTTTCTTCTACCGAGACGACTTGTTCAACCATCGCTAAATGACCGCAGTGATCAATTTCTCGGACATTATTGCCCATACAACCAAAACTAGGATGAAAGCTGGCTAAATGGCGCACATACTTCAGTTCCATGACGGGATCTTGCTGTCCTGCCAAAAAGTAAACCGGTTGGCCTAATTGCGCCACCAACTGCGGTAGGTAATGCACTTCTTGTTCGGTGGTTGTTTCGAGGAGAGCGCCGAGGGCGGCAGTGGCATCGGCCTGGAGAAAGTCATGAATTCTCTGTTTTCCCCATTGTCTTGAGAGGGGACGATGCACCATTAACCGGGCAAAAAATAAGTCCAATAACGGTAAATGTTTCAGGAAGGGCCAACGGTTTTTGACGAGGTTCTGGCCAGCATTGCGAAACTTTTCAAAGTCTTCTTTGAGATAAATGCCCCCCCCAGCATTGATACAGATAATTCCCCGCACCCGTTCGGGACAAATGGCGGCCCCCCACAGAGCAATACTCCCCCCTAGGGAATGACCCACAAGCCAAACGTTTTTGAGGTTGAGGGTGTCGAGTAAATGTTGGAGATCGGTGCCGTAATCTTGGAGAGTGTAGCCTTGGTCTGGGTAGCGATCGCCTTGGGTCTTCGCGGCAGATTCCCCAAAACCTCGGAGGTCGTAGGCGAGACAGGCATAATCTTGTTTTAAAAGATCAATGAGGGGCTGCCAATAGGCGCGACTCAGGAGCCAACCATGGATAAAAACAAGAGTGGGATATTCGGTCTCTTCTCCGGCAGGATCTGCGGGGCGATCGCTGGGGGTAAAGTCATAGGCATGGAGCACATTGCGAATTACCGTTGTTGCCATAAAGTCTTGTTACCAATGGGCTCACATTTCGATCATTTTTATATTTTACCCAAGAGCGTTCTCCCAGGTTGCCCTGTCTAGGGACATCATGAAAGGTGCAACAGGCGATCGCGCACATTACTCGCAATCCGTTGACCTAAATACTCAGGAATCGCACTTTCATTGGGGCCAAAAAGATACAAAATCAGCCTTGCATTGCCGCGCCAAGACACCAAATTCGCATTAATCACTAACAAATCTTCCTGCCAAATCGCATACATGGCCCGGTATAACAAACCTTCCTGCCCCTTAGCTTCGATGATTAAAGTCGGCAGATGGAAAACAGGGTCAATGTAAAATTCCGTATGCACCTCGGCGAGCCCCTCTGCAAAATCAAACTCGACGGCCAACATTTCCTCTACTTCAAAGCGCCCAGCCAGGGCTTCCCGCACCGCTCGACAGACGTTTCCGGCGGTATTTGGGGCGAGGGGCTGATTATTGCGATCAAGACTAATTTTAATAAAAACGAGCATCGGCGCTTGGATCTGCCCATACAAACTGAGGCTATGGATCTTCAAACCGTAGGCTAAGAGAATGCCGAAAATATCACTTAAAAGAAAAGATTGGTTTCGGTAGGCAAACTGGAAGATGCTCCGGTTGCCTTCGGGATTAATCTCAACAATCGGCTTCTTGGCCCGGTAGAGC
It encodes the following:
- a CDS encoding D-alanine--D-alanine ligase family protein, whose amino-acid sequence is MARQRVGLLFGGKSGEHDVSIVSAAAIAKAFAQEDNPDKYELLPFYIDRNGIWHDPEISQQVLTAGKALPVETVDPASRWQFPPAAPSIDAWFPIVHGPNGEDGTLQGLLTLMEKPFVGSKVLGSAAGMDKLAMKMVFAQAGLAQVDYVGVLRSEVWSGPCVFPKVCDKIEAQLDYPMFVKPANLGSSVGISKVRTRDELEKALDLAAEYDRRLIVEAGVTAREVECAVLGNDQPKASVVGEIRFDSDFYDYETKYTDGKSSMHIPAEIPGAIAQQIQELAIKAFQALDCRGIARVDFFYVEATQTVLINEINTLPGFTALSMYPQLWQQSGVPFPQLVDRLVQFALEDVPQA
- a CDS encoding phosphoglycerate kinase, coding for MAKKSVANLTEADLSGKRVFVRVDFNVPLNESGVITDDTRIRAALPTIKYLTEKGAKVILGSHMGRPKGQVVDSMRLTPVAARLSELLGQSVTKCDDCVGDAVNQAIANLGNGQVALLENLRFNPGEEKNDPEFAKQLAANADIYVNDAFGTAHRAHGSTEGVTHHVDTSVAGLLIEKELQFLKGAIEAPKRPLVAIVGGSKVSSKIGVIETLLEKCDKLLIGGGMIFTFYKAQGKSVGGSLVEDDKIDLAKSLMEKAQGKILLPTDVIVADKFAPDAEAKTVSVDAIPDGWMGLDIGADSVKVFQEALDGCGTAIWNGPMGVFEFDKFAVGTEAIAKTLAGATETGTVTIIGGGDSVAAVEKVGVADKMSHISTGGGASLELLEGKELPGIVALDDA
- a CDS encoding universal stress protein; the encoded protein is MFKTILFPVDKSREAREAAETVIQLVKSFQSRLVLLSVVEPTEPEERQGVMNSEEAVAKLLQGAHDLFAQAGIEAEIIEREGMPSFTICDVADEIEADLIVMGCRGMGLTQEGVAESVTSKVTNLSPCPVLIIP
- the psaC gene encoding photosystem I iron-sulfur center protein PsaC, with the protein product MSHSVKIYDTCIGCTQCVRACPLDVLEMVPWDGCKAGQIASSPRTEDCVGCKRCETACPTDFLSIRVYLGAETTRSMGLAY
- a CDS encoding DUF1997 domain-containing protein yields the protein MAIRFQALEVVALSVPEAPRPIQEYLQDIDCLVGAIADPERTEKIAPDQYQLKMRPIGFLDLYKFQPIVTLKIWCDRHYQVHIKSLDYQLRGLEPFMKGFKLDVTGRLQPIADEQEQWLLEGEADLQVKLELPPPLWFTPKALVKKTGDRLLREILQRIKGQLLDQLVRDYQVWANGTRENSACGDRLETHP
- a CDS encoding membrane protein, which translates into the protein MDIKLLLLALTGVFTVACLFFGTQNGFYDSDDYHGNGSAH
- a CDS encoding MBL fold metallo-hydrolase, with product MPPVVAPDLPQLSCLPYATGQQAEGVCLLLTLGPYQLLLDCGVKDFEHFLARDKMPDAVFCSHAHRDHAEGILALHRHFPAVPIYLSAATQALLPLNWPGTKVPAELGQVLPWRSPVEIAKNLTLQLFPAGHLPGAAAALFTLHTPERDYTVFYTGDFSVSHFQLVNGLSIEALRGLQPDVLIIEGSYGTMRHPHRRQQEKYLTQRILDALDAGQSVILPVPRLGLGQEILKLLRSHHQFTGKKVDIWVEGQVARGCDLYLEILPELPNPVQNFARHQALFWDDRVYPRMHRLAPGEYPDLHQGNHVIITDYTNDFAKYCEAEECSCLLLLPEHPGVWLDIEAPPLAAIAPKKHVQIETYLLAEHSDGRNTTQLIHNLRPQHVVFFHGSSQDLEDLTALEELQSRYQLHCPAAGKLVELPIGATFIQPAGPHSTEYEGEINEVGAWITISLPNNLNDDPRWQTFADTGLVEARWQGEELVLRGINERELLHHNVDAQRFNNLDCCLNCRFQKGLRCQQPKSPLYRFKVTPEGYCPEFQAITQAPDLSEEI
- a CDS encoding DUF6679 family protein, yielding MLHRKINQICNDEKEVCIFLRDQQRWIENATITAFEGEILTIRYETEEDDEISSWEELVRLESVGAITQKLASVPKMDVELAIAEDCPEAEQIFPHFPDSKNQD
- a CDS encoding alpha/beta fold hydrolase, with the translated sequence MATTVIRNVLHAYDFTPSDRPADPAGEETEYPTLVFIHGWLLSRAYWQPLIDLLKQDYACLAYDLRGFGESAAKTQGDRYPDQGYTLQDYGTDLQHLLDTLNLKNVWLVGHSLGGSIALWGAAICPERVRGIICINAGGGIYLKEDFEKFRNAGQNLVKNRWPFLKHLPLLDLFFARLMVHRPLSRQWGKQRIHDFLQADATAALGALLETTTEQEVHYLPQLVAQLGQPVYFLAGQQDPVMELKYVRHLASFHPSFGCMGNNVREIDHCGHLAMVEQVVSVEENIRKILNQYHP